From Ascochyta rabiei chromosome 12, complete sequence, the proteins below share one genomic window:
- a CDS encoding polarity establishment/cellular polarization, with translation MAALLLAMAMRIAVFAALLAVAEAVPQISYPLNSQFPPIARVSEQYVFQFASTTFKSDTGSLSYSLNENPSWLSIDGKTGTLSGTPKVSDVGTMSFTVTAAGSAGAVANMESTLIVSKTDGPQLNTNISQALSAAGSLSGPTTISARPSQIFDITFPSDTFDSDNKLSYFATLSDHTPLPAWIGFDTSSLRFSGTTPPTSKPQSFGILLIASDTPGYASATVQFTLAISTHELYFQPAFQTLNVTKGGNVHVTDLKNKLYLDQSSISDRDIQSPSAELPSWLKFDGNSFDLTGTAPAELSSQDLTVTAMDIYGDLAEYTIHLNVISELFSGTVDALNITLGELFKVQLPRSILAKDDEVVTVDFSSLTDHMHFDPITFTIFGTVPEDMSPQVVQCSMTATSKNGSLKESQLFNIELLEGKDATTNTDSTLSGHGDTFDTTKTDVSGQRVGIIAGIVIASVGGAVLLAACIFCTCRRKKQVKGYLNPKSACPRSPRKSEISRPTFIPIGWPDIEEEDLEKGKHHDDVFLERTPEHAPKIDIDLPHDRRDSLSATDSMGDTDTRILDTFGESSWGYIRDDSAPSDHPHDSMKIPVDLAKRSSHTSTNSFRKHKRRTTTVYRDQIHRSTGLPVNRRITGMGTRPPHLLPIEE, from the exons ATGGCAGCGTTACTACT TGCCATGGCGATGCGCATTGCGGTATTCGCCGCTTTGCTCGCAGTCGCTGAAGCAGTTCCACAAATCAGCTATCCTCTGAATTCGCAGTTTCCGCCGATCGCACGAGTTAGCGAGCAATATGTTTTCCAGTTTGCGTCAACTACCTTCAAGTCGGATACAGGCAGCCTGTCGTACTCATTGAACGAAAATCCCTCGTGGCTTTCGATCGATGGAAAGACTGGAACACTTTCTGGAACACCCAAAGTGTCTGATGTGGGCACTATGTCCTTCACTGTTACTGCAGCTGGGTCCGCTGGAGCTGTCGCAAATATGGAATCGACTTTGATCGTGTCCAAAACCGACGGACCCCAGCTGAACACGAACATCTCGCAAGCGTTGTCTGCAGCAGGTTCTCTGTCCGGCCCAACAACCATATCAGCCAGACCATCTCAAATTTTCGACATAACGTTCCCATCTGATACGTTCGACTCAGACAACAAGCTCTCGTACTTCGCGACACTCTCCGATCACACTCCACTGCCTGCCTGGATCGGCTTCGATACGTCGTCGTTGCGCTTTTCAGGGACTACTCCACCAACGAGCAAGCCGCAGTCCTTTGGTATACTTTTGATTGCTTCCGATACGCCAGGATATGCCTCCGCTACAGTACAGTTCACACTAGCGATCAGTACCCATGAGCTCTATTTCCAACCCGCTTTTCAGACCTTGAATGTTACCAAAGGTGGAAATGTGCACGTTACAGATCTCAAGAACAAACTGTACCTTGATCAGTCATCTATCAGTGACAGAGACATACAGTCTCCATCAGCCGAGCTGCCATCCTGGCTGAAGTTTGATGGCAATTCGTTCGATCTTACTGGAACAGCACCCGCTGAACTCTCGTCACAAGACCTCACGGTAACAGCAATGGATATATACGGTGACTTAGCCGAGTATACTATCCACCTAAACGTCATTTCAGAACTGTTCTCTGGAACGGTCGACGCGCTCAACATTACTCTTGGGGAGCTCTTCAAGGTCCAGCTGCCACGATCCATACTTGCCAAAGATGATGAGGTCGTAACAGTTGACTTCTCATCGTTGACGGATCATATGCACTTCGACCCAATCACGTTCACGATCTTTGGGACTGTGCCTGAAGATATGTCGCCACAGGTCGTACAATGCTCCATGACAGCTACCTCTAAGAATGGAAGCCTAAAAGAGTCTCAGCTGTTCAACATTGAACTTCTGGAAGGGAAGGATGCTACTACCAACACCGACTCCACGCTCTCCGGTCACGGTGATACTTTCGACACCACCAAGACGGACGTCAGCGGTCAACGCGTAGGAATCATTGCTGGCATCGTCATTGCGTCTGTCGGCGGCGCTGTGTTACTTGCTGCATGTATCTTCTGCACATGCCGAAGAAAGAAGCAGGTCAAGGGCTACCTGAACCCCAAGTCTGCATGCCCAAGGAGTCCAAGGAAGTCAGAGATCTCGCGACCAACGTTCATACCTATTGGCTGGCCAGATATTGAGGAGGAGGATCTCGAGAAAGGCAAGCATCATGATGATGTCTTCCTGGAGCGCACTCCGGAGCATGCCCCCAAAATCGACATCGATCTACCTCATGACCGCAGGGACAGTCTCTCGGCGACAGACTCAATGGGCGATACGGACACGAGGATACTAGACACGTTTGGTGAGTCGTCGTGGGGTTATATCCGCGATGATTCCGCTCCATCAGATCACCCCCACGACTCGATGAAGATTCCCGTTGATCTCGCGAAACGGTCTTCTCATACTTCAACGAATTCTTTCCGAAAGCACAAGCGCCGAACCACAACAGTGTATCGGGACCAAATTCACCGTAGTACAGGTCTACCAGTTAATCGGCGCATAACAGGAATGG GGACACGGCCGCCACACTTACTCCCCATCGAGGAGTAA
- a CDS encoding swr complex subunit gives MASGRDVRDMLGLPLGDVAPPTAQKKSKKGGGSKRIQGVAREVAALYGERPPPVAVYEEKKAYRAKRQNTGPAKKWIQQPFTNPARSDGLVLKHWRRKPMMAPPVQEGEDAEMPDSEPTGYLESCGDYVKYNITVDMPDFTDEEYDAHLRSDDWSREETDYLFGIVKDYSYRWAVIWDRYEWQTLKRRERELAQAAQQDNGDADSNSLATLPFAPPRDKERSLEEMKARFYDISAKLMKLRIPEVQMDADQYGLYETLSKFDPVMERNRKMLATALMNRNMDEVKEEEFLLTELQRINMAAVRLDAEREELRSRLDAPQANTSTAAGLQSFTSSAALQALFQQLFQQDRSKKRSSGGSNAPGRLSLSANDMINTPAGVSSNPANRRTSMALPPSAPSQTPVKTLSPHQEHRFAVSTHDRLTSGVTFGSDKLLKMRQAKSNVQTQKIASALQELGVPDVIPLPTSKVADVFEQLVAKVGRLLDVRKVKEKEMGECRVLSRMKAVRAGTGSGAVKQEGGEVDADKKEVTDSQGTPVGDSNEDGAGDDDEDDDDDAEGEDDTGAQNTPANADRDDGDGDDDNDDDEDDGDGEGDGEGHADGARDDGQADADVDDVDAEGEDESAAQTSRATSQGAGHKRSASELSEGSQPSEKRARK, from the exons ATGGCTTCAGGTCGCGATGTGCGCGATATGCTGGGGCTGCCTCTCGGCGATGTAGCACCCCCAACAGCGCAGAAGAAATCGAAGAAGGGCGGCGGATCGAAACGAATAC AGGGCGTTGCGCGTGAAGTCGCGGCGCTGTATGGCGAGCGACCACCACCAGTGGCAGTCTACGAAGAGAAGAAGGCATACCGCGCGAAGAGGCAGAACACCGGTCCTGCAAAGAAATG GATACAACAGCCATTTACGAACCCAGCGCGCTCTGATGGCCTCGTCCTCAAGCATTGGCGGCGCAAACCCATGATGGCACCACCGGTGCAGGAAGGTGAAGATGCTGAAATGCCAGACAGCGAACCTACGGGCTATCTCGAATCGTGCGGCGACTATGTCAAGTACAACATCACGGTCGATATGCCCGACTTTACAGACGAGGAATACGATGCACACCTACGAAGCGACGATTGGAGCCGAGAGGAGACAGACTACTTGTTCGGTATTGTAAAAGACTACTCGTACCGGTGGGCAGTGATATGGGATCGCTACGAATGGCAGACGCTCAAGAGACGGGAGCGAGAGCTTGCGCAAGCTGCACAACAGGACAACGGCGATGCTGATTCAAACTCCCTGGCTACATTGCCGTTCGCGCCCCCACGAGACAAAGAACGTTCCCTAGAGGAAATGAAGGCGCGCTTCTACGACATTTCCGCCAAGCTGATGAAGCTCCGCATCCCTGAGGTTCAGATGGACGCCGACCAATACGGCCTCTACGAAACGTTATCCAAGTTCGACCCGGTCATGGAGCGCAACCGCAAGATGCTCGCCACAGCGCTCATGAACAGAAACATGGACGAAGTCAAGGAAGAAGAGTTCCTCCTCACAGAGCTGCAACGCATCAACATGGCCGCCGTGCGCCTCGACGCCGAACGCGAAGAACTCCGCTCCCGTCTCGATGCGCCGCAAGCCAACACCTCTACCGCTGCAGGTCTGCAGTCCTTTACCTCCAGCGCAGCGCTGCAAGCACTTTTCCAGCAACTCTTCCAGCAGGACCGCAGCAAGAAGCGCTCATCGGGCGGCTCCAACGCGCCAGGCCGCCTCTCCCTTTCCGCAAACGACATGATCAACACACCCGCAGGTGTATCCTCCAACCCAGCAAACCGACGAACAAGCATGGCGCTCCCTCCCTCGGCGCCCTCGCAGACACCGGTCAAAACCCTCTCCCCCCACCAAGAGCACCGCTTCGCCGTCTCGACGCACGACCGGCTTACTTCAGGCGTAACCTTTGGCTCGGACAAGCTGCTTAAGATGCGCCAAGCGAAATCGAACGTGCAGACGCAGAAAATCGCATCGGCGCTGCAAGAGTTGGGGGTCCCAGATGTCATCCCGCTCCCGACCAGCAAAGTAGCCGACGTGTTCGAGCAGCTCGTCGCCAAAGTAGGTCGGCTGCTCGACGTGCGCAAAGTCAAGGAGAAAGAAATGGGCGAATGCCGAGTGCTGAGCCGGATGAAGGCCGTGCGCGCAGGCACGGGTAGCGGCGCCGTCAAGCAGGAGGGCGGCGAGGTCGACGCAGATAAAAAGGAAGTGACAGATAGTCAGGGGACGCCCGTGGGCGACAGCAACGAGGACGGCGCAGGtgatgacgacgaggacgatgacgacgatgcCGAGGGCGAAGACGACACAGGCGCGCAGAACACGCCGGCCAATGCGGACCGCGatgacggcgacggcgacgacgataatgacgacgacgaagacgatggcgatggcgaggGTGATGGCGAGGGTCATGCTGACGGTGCAAGGGACGACGGTCAGGCCGATGCAGACGTCGACGACGTCGATGCAGAAGGCGAGGACGAGAGTGCAGCCCAAACGAGCCGTGCTACGAGTCAAGGCGCAGGACACAAGAGGAGCGCCAGCGAGCTCAGCGAGGGGAGCCAGCCGAGCGAGAAGCGGGCGAGGAAGtag
- a CDS encoding DNA helicase, which translates to MPGKRKRPYSNIDFTLKRVFKKPCFRPLQREVITATLEGEDVFLQAATSFGKSLCYQLPAVVDLGITIVVSPLLALMNNQVASMRNSKIKVETVNSTTQRHDRERILADLQCGHPLTRLLYVTPEYCATDHFRKILRVIYSQKELARIAVDEAHCVSEWGHDFRPSFQQLSFFKTEFPDIPIICLTATATSRVRDEIIKTMALDPLKLHVFCMSTSRPNLHYEVRFKCDEDDHYSDFLSWLRNVHARRANSGRATQLASQQQRTDNVSGIIYTLYRKDCESLAARLRHDGIGAKPYHAGLPHTERTDTLTGWVANKEGYDVVVATTAFGMGIDKENVRFVVHWQIPKSFEGFYQEAGRAGRDGKASVCILYYGREDRDRAATLMARDQARQPTKGDGRAAQQQQMLNRAKSLQALVDYCEATNRCRHKVIAKYFGDEEVPPCDFACDWCKDAEALVRRKEKGLASEEWCSTQREMGRYDGGYDEYD; encoded by the exons ATGCCTGGAAAGAGGAAGAGGCCGTATTCAAATATTGACTTCACACTGAAGAGAGTCTTCAAGAAGCCATGTTTCCG CCCCCTACAGCGCGAAGTCATCACGGCTACTCTGGAGGGCGAAGATGTCTTTCTACAGGCAGCCACTTCCTTTGGCAAAAGCTTGTGCTATCAGCTGCCCGCAGTTGTTGATCTCGGCA TTACCATTGTCGTTTCTCCGCTACTAGCACTCATG AACAATCAAGTCGCATCCATGCGCAACTCGAAGATCAAGGTTGAGACAGTCAACAGCACAACCCAACGACACGACAGGGAACGCATACTGGCCGACCTCCAATGTGGTCACCCTCTGACTCGGCTTCTCTATGTGACCCCAGAGTACTGCGCGACCGATCACTTTCGCAAGATCCTACGAGTAATCTATTCGCAAAAGGAGCTCGCGCGCATAGCAGTCGACGAAGCCCACTGTGTTAGCGAATGGGGCCACGACTTCCGACCTTCGTTCCAACAACTCTCCTTCTTCAAGACCGAATTTCCTGATATCCCAATCATATGCCTTACAGCTACAGCAACATCCCGCGTACGCGACGAAATCATCAAAACCATGGCCCTCGATCCGCTCAAGCTACACGTTTTCTGCATGTCCACAAGCCGTCCGAACTTACACTACGAAGTTCGCTTCAAATGCGACGAAGATGATCACTACTCCGACTTCCTCTCCTGGCTCAGAAACGTTCACGCGCGCCGCGCCAACTCAGGGCGAGCGACCCAGCTAGCCtcacagcagcagcgcacAGACAATGTCTCCGGGATCATATACACACTCTACCGCAAAGACTGCGAGTCCCTAGCCGCCCGGCTCCGCCACGACGGCATAGGCGCGAAGCCCTATCACGCTGGCCTCCCTCACACTGAGCGAACCGACACGCTGACTGGCTGGGTCGCCAACAAAGAAGGCTACGACGTAGTCGTCGCTACGACAGCGTTCGGCATGGGCATCGACAAAGAGAACGTGCGATTCGTCGTGCATTGGCAGATCCCAAAGTCCTTCGAAGGCTTCTACCAGGAAGCCGGACGTGCGGGTCGAGACGGCAAAGCCAGCGTGTGCATCCTCTACTACGGACGTGAGGACCGGGACCGCGCTGCCACGCTGATGGCACGCGACCAGGCACGGCAGCCGACCAAAGGCGACGGGAGGGCAgcgcagcaacagcagatgCTCAACCGCGCAAAGAGCTTGCAGGCCCTGGTTGACTACTGCGAGGCCACGAACAGGTGCCGGCATAAAGTCATCGCAAAGTACTTTGGAGATGAAGAGGTCCCGCCGTGTGACTTTGCGTGCGATTGGTGCAAGGATGCGGAAGCGTTGGTCAGGCGGAAGGAGAAGGGGCTTGCGAGTGAGGAGTGGTGCAGCACGCAGAGAGAGATGGGGCGGTATGATGGTGGGTACGACGAGTACGACTAG
- a CDS encoding Asparagine synthase (glutamine-hydrolyzing) produces the protein MCGIFACYRHPDVQKFKPTALKMGKAIRHRGPDWSGNHIANDTILVHERLSIVGVDSGAQPLVNKEGTVSLAVNGEIYNHRILRKSLKKPYEFKTHSDCEVIIPLYLEHGIDAPRHLDGMFSWVLHDKENDRLLAARDPIGVTTFYMGRSSETPEAVFFASELKCLHPVCDNIIAFPPGHVYDSKTDQLTRYYDPKWLVEPTNIPTNPLDLKELRTSFERSVRKRMMAEVPFGVLLSGGLDSSLVASIAQRETQRLNEQTRKRAAEAKASTNGTTTDPSELVGIDDNNELQTDLILGQLNSFSIGLPNAPDAIAAREVADFLGTKHHTFTFTIEEGLDALSDVIFHLETFDVTTIRASTPMFLLSRKIKAMGIKMVLSGEGSDEIFGGYLYFHNAPDKAAFHEECVRRVKNLHLADCLRANKSTSAWGVEARVPFLDREFLNTSMNIDPAEKMITKDRIEKYILRKAFDTSDEPDTPAYLPHKILYRQKEQFSDGVGYGWIDALKDTAEAQVTDEMLKNPKPEWGADIPDTKEAYWYRCMFDEHFPPSCASTVMRWTPTWSKQTDPSGRAIGVHEQKYKHAE, from the exons ATGTGCGGTATTTTCGCGTGCTACAG ACATCCCGATGTCCAGAAGTTCAAGCCGACCGCCCTGAAAATGGGCAAGGC TATCCGACATCGGGGCCCAGATTGGA GCGGCAACCACATCGCCAACGACACCA TCCTCGTCCACGAGCGTCTCAGTATCGTCGGTGTTG ATTCTGGCGCCCAGCCGCTCGTCAACAAGGAGGGAACCGTTTCTCTGGCTGTCAACGGCGAGATCTACAACCACCGCATCCTCCGCAAGAGCCTCAAGAAGCCTTACGAATTCAAGACACACTCGGACTGCGAGGTCATCATCCCTCTGTACCTTGAGCATGGCATCGATGCGCCCCGACACCTCGACGGTATGTTCTCGTGGGTGCTCCACGACAAGGAGAACGACCGCCTGCTTGCTGCCCGCGACCCCATCGGTGTCACCACATTCTACATGGGTCGGTCGAGCGAGACGCCCGAAGCCGTCTTCTTCGCGTCCGAGCTGAAGTGTCTACACCCCGTCTGCGACAACATCATTGCCTTCCCTCCCGGCCACGTCTACGACTCCAAGACCGACCAGCTAACGCGATACTACGACCCCAAGTGGCTTGTAGAGCCCACCAATATCCCCACCAACCCTCTTGACTTGAAGGAGCTGAGGACGTCGTTCGAGCGATCAGTGCGCAAGCGCATGATGGCCGAGGTACCCTTCGGTGTACTTCTGTCTGGTGGTCTCGATTCGAGTTTGGTCGCTTCCATTGCCCAACGCGAGACGCAGCGCTTGAACGAGCAGACAAGAAAGAGGGCTGCTGAAGCAAAGGCCTCCACCAACGGCACAACAACAGACCCCAGCGAGCTTGTTGGTAtcgacgacaacaacgagCTTCAGACTGATCTGATTCTCGGCCAACTCAACTCCTTCTCCATTGGTCTCCCCAACGCCCCCGATGCCATTGCTGCACGCGAAGTCGCCGACTTCCTCGGCACAAAGCACCACACATTCACCTTCACCATCGAGGAGGGTCTCGACGCTCTTTCCGACGTCATCTTCCACCTCGAGACCTTTGACGTAACCACGATTCGCGCCTCGACGCCCATGTTCCTGCTTTCCCGCAAGATCAAGGCCATGGGCATCAAGATGGTGCTGTCAGGCGAAGGCTCCGACGAGATCTTCGGCGGCTACCTCTACTTCCACAACGCGCCAGACAAGGCCGCCTTCCATGAAGAGTGCGTGCGCCGCGTCAAGAACCTGCATCTCGCGGATTGCCTGCGCGCCAACAAGTCGACATCGGCATGGGGCGTCGAAGCCCGCGTTCCCTTCCTGGACCGCGAATTCCTCAACACATCCATGAACATCGACCCGGCGGAGAAGATGATCACAAAAGACCGCATCGAGAAGTACATTCTCCGCAAGGCCTTCGACACGTCGGACGAGCCGGACACGCCCGCCTACCTACCGCACAAGATCCTCTACCGCCAGAAGGAGCAGTTCTCCGACGGCGTGGGCTACGGGTGGATCGACGCGCTCAAGGACACAGCCGAGGCGCAAGTGACCGACGAGATGCTGAAGAACCCCAAGCCGGAGTGGGGCGCCGACATACCGGACACCAAGGAGGCGTACTGGTACCGCTGCATGTTTGACGAGCACTTCCCGCCTTCGTGCGCCAGCACCGTCATGCGCTGGACGCCCACTTGGAGCAAGCAGACGGATCCCTCTGGCCG AGCTATCGGCGTCCATGAGCAAAAGTACAAGCACGCAGAGTAA
- a CDS encoding electron carrier yields MASRTLIVAPPSVAAHPEKLDSVYEIHDRSSTDLQMLDRVAAGLASLPASTYDVVLLLTDAAGTSRESHALLVRDVMHKIVTALKVGGVFKSQDGALQGSERTEAILAGLVEAAEGMTKPAQEEPISIPLKFGRKKATNGANGANGANGVNGASHTDGAVQAVNADGSVPLNLNRINLNGKRPSPEPAKPSGVGFVDFSDDFDDPIITGEDDDDDLIDENDLITEEDMARPVIQPIECRPKAGKRRRACKDCTCGMKEKIEAEDAAKRADADKALNTMKFGADDLLDEVDFTVQGKVGSCGNCALGDAFRCDGCPYIGLPAFKPGEEVRLLNNDVQL; encoded by the exons ATGGCTTCACGCACACTCATTGTCGCGCCGCCTTCCGTTGCGGCGCACCCAGAGAAGCTGGACAGCGTATACGAGATCCATGACCGCTCCTCGACCGACCTGCAGATGCTGGACCGTGTGGCCGCAGGTCTGGCCAGCCTTCCGGCCTCCACATACGACGTCGTGCTCCTCCTCACCGACGCCGCCGGCACCTCGCGCGAGAGCCACGCGCTACTCGTGCGCGATGTCATGCACAAGATTGTCACCGCCCTAAAGGTGGGCGGCGTTTTCAAGAGCCAGGACGGTGCACTGCAAGGCTCAGAGAGGACAGAAGCCATTCTGGCTGGCTTGGTCGAGGCTGCAGAGGGCATGACCAAGCCCGCACAGGAGGAACCCATATCGATACCCTTGAAATTTGGCAGGAAGAAGGCAACGAACGGTGCAAACGGTGCAAACGGTGCAAACGGCGTCAATGGGGCTTCCCATACAGATGGCGCTGTCCAGGCCGTCAACGCCGACGGCTCAGTCCCGCTGAATCTGAACCGCATCAACCTGAACGGCAAGCGGCCCTCACCCGAGCCTGCGAAGCCCTCAGGCGTAGGCTTCGTCGACTTCAGCGACGACTTCGACGACCCCATCATCACCGGcgaagacgacgatgacgacctCATCGACGAAAACGACCTCATAACAGAGGAAGACATGGCCCGCCCCGTCATCCAGC CTATCGAATGTCGTCCCAAAGCCGGCAAGCGCCGCCGCGCCTGCAAAGACTGCACCTGCGGCATGAAGGAGAAGATCGAAGCCGAAGACGCCGCGAAGCGCGCCGACGCCGACAAGGCGCTCAACACGATGAAGTTCGGCGCCGACGACCTGCTCGACGAGGTCGACTTCACCGTCCAGGGCAAGGTCGGCAGCTGCGGCAACTGCGCTCTGGGCGACGCCTTCCGCTGCGACGGCTGTCCGTACATTGGCCTCCCCGCCTTCAAGCCCGGCGAGGAGGTCAGGCTGCTGAATAACGATGTCCAGTTGTAG
- a CDS encoding phosphatidylinositol-binding protein scs2, with the protein MSVELDPVELGFKRPFQQEVSQTLRLKNPHSDPVAFKVKTTAPKQYCVRPNSGRIEPGRDVEVQILLQAMKEDPAPDAKCRDKFLVQSVLVTADKEFTNVGSLWAHIEQTAKSSIQEKKIRVLFLAADADASSTPARTNGVSRDSMLSSPQSEAAVTPVRGATEHAQGPVSRVEDRPAGSKNLGQIEQETYNPASSGYSTATGTGASIQQTVAAAAASVTNAIPTSQAELQAQLDAAKAQIARLTQQADAGLRQRKPESARDAKDQLATATQQQTAPAGGVSVQITALLCLVSFLIAYFLF; encoded by the exons ATGTCTGTCGAGCTCGACCCCGTAGAGCTTGGTTTCAAGC GTCCCTTCCAGCAGGAGGTGTCGCAGACCCTCCGTCTCAAGAACCCTCACTCGGACCCGGTTGCATTCAAG GTCAAGACCACCGCCCCCAAACA ATACTGCGTGCGACCCAACAGCGGACGCATTGAGCCTGGGCGAGATGTCGAAGTTCAGA TTCTCTTGCAGGCGATGAAGGAAGACCCAGCACCAGATGCCAAGTGCCGCGACAAGTTCCTCGTCCAGTCTGTCCTCGTTACTGCCGACAAGGAGTTCACGAATGTAGGATCTTTG TGGGCACACATCGAACAGACTGCAAAGTCGTCCATTCAGGAGAAGAAGATTAGAGTTCTCTTCCTCGCCGCCGATGCCGACGCCTCCTCGACGCCTGCAAGGACCAACGGTGTCAGCCGCGACTCGATGCTCTCGTCCCCTCAATCAGAAGCCGCTGTCACCCCCGTGCGTGGCGCTACGGAGCACGCTCAGGGGCCTGTCTCTCGTGTAGAGGACCGCCCAGCAGGCAGCAAGAACCTCGGACAAATCGAGCAGGAGACGTACAATCCCGCTTCCTCCGGCTACAGCACTGCCACTGGCACGGGCGCTAGCATTCAGCAGACCGTTGCTGCCGCTGCAGCGAGCGTGACAAACGCCATCCCAACATCCCAGGCCGAACTCCAGGCTCAGCTCGATGCGGCCAAGGCACAGATCGCACGATTGACACAACAGGCCGACGCCGGTCTCCGCCAGCGAAAGCCAGAGTCGGCACGCGACGCAAAGGATCAGCTCGCGACAGCCACGCAACAACAGACAGCCCCTGCAGGCGGCGTCTCCGTCCAGATCACAGCACTCTTGTGTCTCGTGAGCTTCCTCATCGCCTACTTTTTGTTCTAA
- a CDS encoding polarity establishment/cellular polarization, whose translation MEAKRSSYIRKRASAQSPFFSAGYRASSSSYKSPPAFLSEQQKRSRSFVLPSRANTIVKPDDEVEEGKEKEVPETPSEKKTTPRFPGSLRKHQSTKSLAKRDTNTKTIPRPATVVATSSAGMGRRASTRKSLVVSELKASLNDLTGSEIYDNADLSESVYTDEEDDLEDYDRRTTVKPGQFTLPPLNLDSRRSVLQEKRKSKRDSNSDKTEHRELKRTSGREPTPHYLAKEHGGKENMSSTYTLGKITPIPEMKVISRAALSPVRPIRSNTARHSQAATIPRKSILRDTQTRPVSRAGSRAGSTQERHSRRSLHSRQPSQASGTKRTPRGHSRSQSSAFPFFDPNITEADANSTGAAITTPTPASKATRSRLVTRDLSGNLIYHGDETLGSSSVVFNPPPPPSNRHTAVPSGMPARQSTSLGLFPQGSSIAELNGERERNPLSVVGANVDVKRAETPGKERKTWGEGLKSFVGRGSVWGWEKEKDDVKVFV comes from the coding sequence ATGGAAGCTAAGCGCAGCTCCTACATCAGGAAGCGAGCATCTGCACAATCACCGTTTTTCAGCGCGGGTTACCGTGCGTCATCTTCAAGCTACAAATCTCCACCTGCCTTCCTCTCAGAACAGCAGAAGAGATCACGAAGCTTCGTCTTGCCGTCAAGAGCCAATACGATTGTTAAGCCCGATGATGAAGTTGAGGAAggtaaggagaaggaggtaCCTGAAACACCATCTGAAAAAAAGACAACGCCTAGGTTTCCAGGTAGTCTGCGCAAGCACCAATCGACCAAGTCCCTAGCCAAACGCGACACCAACACGAAGACAATACCTCGACCTGCCACAGTCGTCGCTACATCTAGCGCTGGTATGGGTCGGCGGGCGAGTACTCGAAAAAGCCTTGTCGTATCGGAATTGAAAGCCAGTTTAAACGACCTCACAGGCTCTGAGATCTACGACAACGCCGACCTGAGCGAGAGTGTCTACACGGATGAAGAGGATGACCTTGAGGATTATGACAGGCGCACGACTGTCAAACCTGGTCAATTTACACTTCCCCCGCTGAACCTCGACTCAAGACGCAGCGTGCTGCAGGAGAAGCGAAAGAGCAAGCGTGACAGCAACTCTGACAAGACTGAACACCGAGAGCTGAAGCGAACGAGTGGACGCGAGCCTACACCGCACTACCTTGCGAAGGAGCATGGCGGAAAGGAGAACATGTCATCGACCTACACCCTGGGCAAAATCACTCCTATTCCTGAGATGAAAGTCATTTCAAGAGCTGCTCTATCGCCCGTACGACCAATTCGCTCCAATACCGCCCGTCATTCCCAAGCAGCCACCATCCCACGCAAATCCATTCTACGCGATACCCAAACTCGTCCCGTGTCTCGAGCTGGATCTCGAGCCGGCTCCACCCAGGAGCGTCACTCACGAAGGTCTCTCCACTCACGCCAACCATCTCAAGCTTCCGGCACCAAAAGAACCCCTCGCGGCCACTCACGCTCCCAATCCTCAGCGTTCCCATTCTTCGACCCCAATATCACCGAAGCAGACGCAAACAGCACCGGCGCTGCCATCACCACGCCAACACCAGCAAGTAAAGCGACGCGAAGTCGCCTCGTCACACGCGATCTCTCCGGCAATCTAATCTACCACGGCGACGAAACGCTGGGCAGCAGCAGTGTGGTGTTCAatccaccacctccacccaGCAACCGCCACACAGCAGTGCCCTCGGGCATGCCTGCGCGTCAAAGCACAAGCCTGGGCCTGTTCCCGCAGGGCTCGAGCATCGCCGAGTTGAATGGCGAGAGGGAACGCAACCCGCTCAGCGTGGTCGGCGCAAACGTAGACGTGAAGAGAGCCGAGACACCCGGCAAAGAGAGGAAGACGTGGGGCGAGGGGCTGAAGAGCTTCGTTGGCAGGGGAAGCGTGTGGGGgtgggagaaggagaaggacgaTGTCAAGGTGTTTGTGTAA